The sequence below is a genomic window from Clostridium sp. BJN0001.
TTGCCTATTTGGAATTTTTTATTAAATTCATCCATTACTTCTGATGATTTAAAATCATCTGTAATTTCTGAGAATCTAATTTTTTCCCTTCCATCATTAATTACATATGGAAGAGATGAACTGTAATTTATACAATCTATTGCTTCTTCTTTTGTTAGTGTAGTAAGGTCTTTTCTTATTTCATTCATTTGTTTATCAGCAATATGTGTATAATTAACGTAAAATTTCTGAACATCTTTATTAATTCCATTTAAATCAGCAAGTCTTCTTATAAAATGGTTATTTGGGATTGTATTTTTAATATAGGATTTTTGGGTTTCATCAAAAAGGTCATCTTCTGTATATAAGTCTTTTAATTTATATAAATTATTTGTGTATATATAATAACCATTTACTGAACCTACCGATGTACCTGAAACAATATTGAATTTTATTCCTTTTTTTAATAGTGCATATAAAGCTCCTGCTTCAAATGCTCCTTTGGCACCTCCGCCCTGAAGATATAATCCAATTATCATTATTTATTCCTCCCTGGTTTTTCTATTTAAGTTCAGGGAAATACTTTTTATTCACTTCGATGTAATCATCTAAGATCTTTTTAGCAATTCCTACTGATGGTACTATAGGATTTAGTGTAAGTGCCATAAGTGCTTTTTCATAAGAGCCTTCTAAGGCTGCTTCTACTGTAAGTCTTTCATAAGCATTTACTGCTTCCATAAGTCCTTTTTGAAATAGTGGAACTTTTCCTATTGAAACTGGATGTGCTCCGTTAATATCAACGTAACATGGAAGCTCTACTATTGAATCATAATCAAAGTTTTCAATTGCACCTCTATTTGGTACATTTATTATATATCTTTCTCCAGTATTATTTGCTATTGCTGTTGCTACATCAACAATAAAATCGCCATGTGTATCTTCAGATAAAGAACATCCCTTTGCAGTTCCTTTCTTTACTACTTCACCACACTCTTTATAAACCTTCTTTTCTCTGTTTTCTATTACCATATCCGCTCTTGTATATTTAGGATCTTCATCTTCAACAATTTCATCTGGATATAGATAATATTGAAGATAAGTTAAAGGAATATATCCTCCATTTGGAAAATATTTTACTCCTTTTGGTATTCTGTTAAAGGTCTTTTTCCAATCA
It includes:
- a CDS encoding patatin-like phospholipase family protein, which produces MIIGLYLQGGGAKGAFEAGALYALLKKGIKFNIVSGTSVGSVNGYYIYTNNLYKLKDLYTEDDLFDETQKSYIKNTIPNNHFIRRLADLNGINKDVQKFYVNYTHIADKQMNEIRKDLTTLTKEEAIDCINYSSSLPYVINDGREKIRFSEITDDFKSSEVMDEFNKKFQIGKFNNMNLDGGILNNEFMEPFVENKVDKLYLISVSNSFKVPKFIKDTYRPEDIILIHRDSLYSSSDSMNYNKNFLKSLFKEGYDKALEKL